A section of the Pseudomonadota bacterium genome encodes:
- the wecB gene encoding UDP-N-acetylglucosamine 2-epimerase (non-hydrolyzing), which translates to MKVFLIAGARPNFMKIAPIYRASLKHPEVECKIVHTGQHYDHEMSQAFFDELEIPVPSYHLEAGSGSHAVQTAKIMTAFEKVCEEEKPDLVMVVGDVNSTLACSIVAKKLWIKVAHIEAGLRSFDLAMPEEINRMVTDSITDYFFVTEESGAQNLLREGKEPNTIYNVGNVMIDNLLYQLDEFKNKSEQHFSTYPLKKRYSQFAFLTLHRPSNVDNHDVFQGIVTALNKIAKDRPIFFPVHPRTKKMIGQLDIKLSDSIIMLPPLSFKESLFLWKDSEVVLTDSGGLQEETTALKKPCVTIRENTERPITIKIGSNVLAGTKTTDIFNAYYKSIEKAKNATVPELWDGKASERIWQAILNF; encoded by the coding sequence ATGAAAGTTTTTCTTATTGCAGGGGCACGACCTAATTTTATGAAAATTGCTCCAATTTACAGAGCATCGCTAAAGCACCCAGAGGTAGAGTGCAAGATAGTGCACACTGGGCAGCATTATGATCATGAGATGTCGCAGGCTTTTTTTGATGAACTCGAAATTCCGGTGCCTTCTTACCATCTTGAGGCAGGATCGGGCAGCCATGCGGTGCAAACAGCGAAAATCATGACTGCCTTCGAAAAGGTGTGTGAGGAGGAAAAACCTGATCTGGTAATGGTAGTAGGTGATGTAAACTCTACGCTGGCTTGCAGCATCGTGGCAAAGAAGCTGTGGATTAAGGTTGCCCATATAGAAGCAGGTTTGCGGAGCTTTGATCTTGCTATGCCGGAAGAGATTAACCGGATGGTAACAGACAGTATTACAGATTATTTTTTTGTTACTGAAGAAAGTGGTGCACAAAATCTTCTCCGGGAAGGGAAAGAACCGAACACCATATATAATGTTGGCAATGTAATGATTGACAATCTATTATATCAGCTTGATGAATTCAAAAACAAATCGGAACAGCATTTTTCAACCTATCCATTGAAAAAAAGGTACAGTCAATTTGCTTTTTTAACGCTCCACAGACCGTCAAATGTTGACAATCACGACGTTTTTCAAGGCATAGTAACTGCACTCAATAAAATAGCTAAAGACAGGCCAATATTCTTTCCTGTACATCCGAGAACAAAAAAAATGATTGGCCAATTGGATATAAAGCTTTCTGATAGTATAATTATGCTGCCGCCGCTATCATTTAAGGAATCTCTTTTTCTTTGGAAGGACTCAGAGGTTGTTTTGACGGACAGCGGTGGTTTGCAGGAAGAGACAACAGCTTTAAAAAAACCTTGTGTCACAATAAGGGAAAATACAGAACGTCCTATTACGATAAAAATAGGGAGTAATGTTCTTGCAGGGACTAAAACAACAGATATTTTTAATGCTTACTATAAGAGTATTGAAAAGGCAAAGAATGCAACAGTGCCAGAACTCTGGGATGGTAAGGCGTCGGAAAGAATATGGCAGGCAATTTTGAATTTTTAA